Within the candidate division WOR-3 bacterium genome, the region AAGCCTGGCACCCAGGTTCAAGCCGGGCATCAGGCGATATGTGGAGTGCATCCCCGAAGGGAGTGGCTGGACCGCGCCGACCCCCACGTAGGGCTCGACCGCCATCGCGAGGCCCGCCAGCAGCAAGAGCGGAAGCAGGAATCTCATCGTCAACCTCCTGGTTGCAGCTTCTGTAACGGCCGGAACACTCTGGTGAAGGCTACCCGGCAGCACGGCGGTGTCAAGCTTCGGCAGTCACCTCCTCGCCCTCGCTTCGCTCTGCCTCTCCTCAAGGAGAATGGAGTGAGCGGGAACTCCTTGTTTCCGACTCCGGACTTCGCCCGTTCCTCGGACGCGCCTTCCTTGACACTCACGGCTTTTTCTCTATCCTGACAGACACGCTATGAGAAGAAAACAACCAATTCGCCGCAAGAGAACTTGCTACTTTTGTGACCGGAGCGTAGCCGAGGTGGACTACCGGGATCCGCACCTGCGCGACTTCCTGACCGAGAAGGGCAAGATCGTGTCCGGCAAGATGTCGGGCGTCTGCGCCCGTCACCAGCGCCGCCTGGCCCGTGCGGTCAAGACCGCCCGCAGCATGGCGCTGCTTCCGTTCAACCCCTGATGAAAGTCATTCTGCTGGCCGACATCGACCGCGTCGGTTCCCGGGGCTCGGTCGTCAACGTCAAACCTGGATACGCGCGCAACTACCTCTTCCCTCGCAAGTTAGGACTGGAGGCGACGAAAGCGCAACTCGAGCAGCTTGAGTCCATCAAGCAGCAACTCGCCTCCAAGCAGGCCAAGATTACCAAACGGCTCACTGACTTCGCCAGCCGCCTCGGCTTGGTCT harbors:
- the rpsR gene encoding 30S ribosomal protein S18; this encodes MRRKQPIRRKRTCYFCDRSVAEVDYRDPHLRDFLTEKGKIVSGKMSGVCARHQRRLARAVKTARSMALLPFNP
- the rplI gene encoding 50S ribosomal protein L9 — its product is MKVILLADIDRVGSRGSVVNVKPGYARNYLFPRKLGLEATKAQLEQLESIKQQLASKQAKITKRLTDFASRLGLVSVKTTIKMSQEGAFGSITNADIAALLAAEGHEIDKHSIVLTEPIKAPGVYDIPIKLGHEVSATVKLWVAEEPA